From Rhopalosiphum padi isolate XX-2018 chromosome 2, ASM2088224v1, whole genome shotgun sequence:
TTGTTTATCGTTTGCGggtaacgttataataatatttttgaaacgcGCCGAGTGTTTacgtatttttagtttttatatacgaATTACAACATCCTTCCAGTAAATGTCTTGCGAGAAATGCTGAAATGAATCACGCGCGCATAACATTagcaggtaatataatattatgtagtgtcTATAGCTGATACTGTGCTATTTACACGTGGGTTAGCCGCGGGTTATCGCAACGCGTTCAAAGCTGGCTAAGACAAAAACGAACAAATTACCGTCGCGTTGGAGGATTTTGGGGAGCGCCTGCGGAGAGTGCGTGGCacgatataatgttatattattgtaatgcgtctattgatatataggtacactattaCAATAGGGGGGTCATAGAGTTTAATTTTGTCGCGTCGTAGAATATatcgataaattattacttCGGCTTATATAACGCGTATACACGTCATGACTAGATATATGCAAATATGTATTACGTGAAATCATGTACTTTACTCAAACTTTTAGATGAGTTTTAGATGATTCAATTATTGGTGATGTCGTCGTTAGTTACGAGctaaattttatgttaaaaacgcGTTTTTGAGAGTACAGCGTGTCGATTTATGGCGTcagtacatacaatatatttgatatatattatatatttatacaccttGTGGTGATCGATCATGGCCTATATTGTCCAGGGGCGAAGACTTGGTGAAAAAACCGACAAAAGGAATCGCGCTTATCGACGGTAGCACGGGAGATGGTACaaagtatactatatacttttaGTTGGGTTAGTTTAGGTTACTAGCCTCCGTTTCTGTTGTTTCGTCCGCTATTTAGAGGTGTCCGTTATAGAAAAGCTTCATACGgtatatattgcattattatacgattattcttttaatgtataatactaatagactattatagaacaatatttataatacgactTTCTgcttatttactatttagttgtacgcaaaaataatagtaatataataataacgtattgtGCGGAGACAAAGTGCCTCTCGTTCAGTTTTTGTTGTTGCCGCTGACGGGAGCAGGCGCAAGTGATAGGGTTTTCGACACGATGGCGTCAAGCAAATCGCCAACACATCTGTgcgcataatatcattatacaaaCAACTACAATGAGTGACGCGCAGAACAGAATAATTACGAAACTTCGGGCGACACGCGTTTGACGGCCCGGCGGGAAGTCAGCAGCGATTCGACGCGGTTGATTGGCGCGACGTGTAGTTATAGGCACTTCTCTCGCATGTTAGGGTGCGACGGAAAAAAAATTGCGAAAATCTGATTTGGAAAATTACGACAGACGGGCTAcggttattaatgttattggcTTGCATTGAGTACGCGTATTGACCTATCGGCGGGATACGAGCGCTCGCCGTTCGATTCACGCgtgtgttgtatattattatatacaggtaGGTAAGACTGTTGTTTAAATACTGCACCGAAAACTAACGATTTTCGATGCAGTTGCTGCTGTTTTTGAACGATTCGAAAAACAAAGAATGCATCATTGCGGAATCGTCTGGATTGCAGTTCGTCGTCGTATCGCGAATATTCGCAAGGCAAACTTTAACGACCTGATGCTGTATaatacgattcgtgtaaagtgtTCAATCATCTCGAGATCGTCGtcaatgtatatatgtaatatatataatgtatatatacatcaaCTGCACAATCGTTATGCGTGCGATCCATCAACTCGAAAACGCAGTTATTATAGACGTacgatttatatgtattatgcaatTGCATGCAGTACAGGTTATATCGACTTAAACCCTTCGGACGTTTGCAATATATAGTTGGACAAATTTCAACGGGTATGCCCGAACACCGGCGTCGAATGCACATATCGTTTACGGTTAGATATTTATATCATCGCGGTGTGCTGACGGGTATACGCGATATATTATGGTTTGAGTCGTATCTCGGGCAAATCAAATCCGTCGTTTCCGTGTTGCATCTGATAAGTCTTCCTGGTCGTGTCCCGGTTCGACTTTTGGCGGACCGACGGCATTTTTACGAGTcttgacataattattattatttcgcccTGCAGTCGCGTGGTCACGATGTCGGCGAAACTGCGCCGAGCCGTACCTCTTTAACGATCTTACCTTTATACATTCTATTACAACGCCGGACAGCTTTTTTACTcgccattatttttattattattattattatcgttattatcgcATGGACAATATTATTGCATCACACGACGACTAGCTATGCGCGTGTCCGTTTTCGGCGTTCCGACGCGTCCGGTGCCGCCGCCGCCCACCGGCCCGGAACAACCGGTTTTACGTATTCGGTTATGCAATCTCTCTAGAGTTCACCGTCGCTTTCGTTTCGACGTATTTTTTACCGCCCATAAATAATGTGTAAGCTGTGTAGATATACGCATGCGTATTTGCTTTTCCTGAATCCGTCCGGTACACGAGTGTATTGACTGAGAAAAAAAACCTTTCTGGTGGCTGTCCGGTAACACGAATTCTGCGTACGATAATAGTATTACATTATGTCATAGTTGGACCTAGGACCTAGTATCATCGAGACTAAATTCATTCGAGTGTTGGTGTATCGAGAACTTCCGATTTATGCTaaggaaatatttgtttttctacaattttaatgatatatcgaTATGATATGATATGTCACGGTAAGCCACTTATTGCCGCAATACTCGAGTGTtgatataattgaatttttatatgttttgtttattgtCGAACATAATTTTtagcaaaaacaaaaacaaaatttaaaatgtattaaataagaaacgcaagtattaaaaaaaaacagagtgGCTTCAGACAATTCTGAGGGGGCCTTACCCCCCTCACaaagttttgtttatttatctttaCATAGGTATTTGTCATAttgaattgttatatattatttttcacatcCGAGCATTTCcggtttttttcttttcattcgCATTGGGCGCACCGGCAGAACGTATTATTGTTAAGTATAGATAcctacgtacataatattagcgttatattattgtcgtcgCAGAACTGGTGAAAGTACGGTGCCGATGAcgtaaccataatatttttttaacagcgATAATGGTACCCGCTGTGTGGTACGTAACCTGGGACGACCGCTATCCGTTGTTTTTGCTGAGGTTTTCCGTTTCGCGCTttccattataaatatatgatgcgGTTGAAGATTTTCCGATGTCGATTTTCGACGATTGCTACTTTGATCATACCGTTCCGAAAACAGACGAATTGGCCTCGCCACGATACGACACGCAATagtgtaaataattgtatagaacAAAAcacgctaataataatatttatgatgaaaTGACAGGCATTAactagttaaaaagttaaaaaaaattcaagttaattttctaaatagtaTTAGCTAGGTTaatttactgttaaaataacttagctattttactgttaatttaaaaataattcctcaagttaaaattacaaatatttttgaagtgtttggttttaatggtttttatatacattaataaattatactgtacACGCGATCTTCAATACCAGAATAatctaatactataatacttaatgtttcttgataaaataatgttatacatagaTGGgcataaaattatctttttataagATCCGCATTCCGCgtactagttaaaaaaaatcgattaacttattttaaactgAGATAATATTTTCTCCATATCTATACTTCTGCAAACTCGGATGATTAATTGTACTATTCGTTAACTATTAATTTCTAACTTAACGATCTTGTGTTCacctaacttaaaattatattatattacattatatggcGGGCGATGGTATTGTTGACCGATAGACTTTTATTGATAACGACCGTGAAATATACAGTAACCCATCGAATacacatttatgtataaatgatatCATAGTTTTCGACGAAAAGGACGAATGCGGAGCCAATCACGACCGCGGTATATATTGTAGAGCAACAATGAAACACAGGAAGGCAACGAAGGTCTCACATCTCAAATTCTGTGACAGATCGTCAGACGCGTAACGAATACGCAATGTCACGTCCGTTAACGAAATAAATtgcgtacctatttatatattatggtacttATGTCATTATATTGACTATCTTTTACGGGGGTACAcggtaaaaataagataatatagtcatatacaGATTGTCAAAATGTTtgtatagaagaaaaaaattgtctttacCGTGTTCGAATAGATTTCAAAGTAGTATTGTGTCTCGTACAATACtaaaatcaaatgtttataattgtccatattattattgaaaaacaacCGACACATTGGTGATTAGCAAACTTAtcgtacacacatacacacattgcacgtcatacgatattatatacattatatattcatatcgtTGTTCCATACGCGcgtattactttataataatgtttacctataatatatattttgttttaaaatatcattaatgaaagttgaattttttatcaaaagagATCGGCTACGGCAgacttttattaacaattattatatattacgatgcgtgtataacatatacgtatataaatactataatatataatatgcaaccaCACGTGTCCGCGAAATAACGCGTcgcctatatattatgcacacgaCGTTGTCGATGATATTATTCCGTAGCAGCGGCTGATCGCGTTTTTTACAATCGtgtaaacgaataaaaaaactattacgcGGTCGCCGCTGTGGTTGTGGTCGAAACCGGTGTGTGTTGCGCAACCGCTGTATTACGATGGGATAATCCTTCCGGACAAGGAAGCGAATCGCGGCGGCGGTCGGCGTGTGCATAGTATAATAAGTGTAAACGCATTGACttccatgtataataatataaacacacacacccatatatatatatatatatatattatatacctgttaTGGCGCCGTGAACCAGAGCCAACGCGTTTCTggacataataatactattacgtCCGTTGTGTAGTCGTGTTTTATATTCGGCGCCCATTACAATGTCGTCTGCAGAACTCTTTTACCCGTTCAACAGTCGAGTACGAAGACCAGAAAGCTTGTTGGCACGCACGATTTGTAATCGACGTCTGTCGTGGTACCGGACGCGAGTAAGGTGCAGTACCGCGAAGTCGTGGAAAATcgatgaatttataaaaaaaaatacgttccATACTGGTTATTCGTGATGTAGACATCGTTCTAGAGGCCAATAACGCGTTTCAGAAATGTGTTCGACAACACTGTTTACCGCCCAAAATATTGGCGTTCTATTCGGTTGCGAGAGCGCTTTTCCTCGAACACGTTATGGTGATATATTTCTTTTTCTCCACATTCGTCTTCTTCTTCGCCAACTTCGCAGCGCTCCGATTCTTTTAGGTTCCGCCAACAAGTCACCGCAATTAAACGCAAATACTCGATCGGTCGGCTATCTATCATAatctttgtacataatatatttctagtaTATCAGTCACGTTGAAATacgtcgataataatatgacggtGCCCGGTAGTCGATTTCCTTAGATGTAttgtaaattctatttttaattgttagcaatcttttttttattaaaatggctCCAAAGTAAATAGTTCACTGggcttttatgtttttaaatcgaATGTCGTGGCGTTGTCGGAAGTATCTACCGTTATCCGTTTGGAGTTGTGCGATTcgtgatgtaatattattataatcctttGTCTCGCGTCATTTTAAAATCTGATTTGGCATATATGGTGCGTAATTATCATCCACCCGGGTGGTCTGCAGGAGGTAgcgtattaatgttttatattctatataaatgcTACAAAAATCGATCCGGTAGACCTGATCGCGTATCTATACGAGTATTACACGTTTAACGTTGCGTCAtgtaatacactatatatacctactaactgctgctgctgctaccAGCTGTTTAGGTATACCGCTATAACATGTTACGGAGCCGGAAtagtttacataatttattaaaattcgcGTTTGCTCGAACGTCTCcagaataatatacaagtactctataatatatacatagacattttttttttttgagtggaAGTTGAAATTAGAAATCAAATAGGCTACGCGTCACACTATTTGGGTCTTGGCTCCCACACTACTCTGTAAACGTAATCAATTGtatgattttaatacaattatttccaCTTGCAATGCTTGCATTGAGATGAGACTGgtgtttaaaaaattctaataaatatacttcaaaATCGATAAGGTAAATAGCAATTTGAAATAGTTGGTTTATTCCTACTCCATAAAaggaattataaaaatgaaatgcatTTTCACTCGGTTTTCAAAATAtctattcatatattttgttctaatttttttatatttttataatttatgatttatttatttactgatgttttaaatcataatttaattttaggtcTATAACAATAGACACCTATCAGGACGAGCGCTGCGGCCATTTCTGATAACTACAGTCTTTCGGTCGCAGAATAAACACACGAACATATCACAATGGGTGTAGGCTACGATAGCGACGATAACACCGTGGAAGAATGTCCACTGGCCGACGGTCTGCGATTAGTGGCCAAACAGGAGTTGCGCGAGGATGACATCATCAGGACACACTCGTTGCGAGCAATGCGCAACTGGATCAGGAAGCATCCGGACATCGTTAACTGTCGCACAGgtaacaatgataaaaattgaCAACACACTGTTTAGTATAGAGatcatcaattaatattttagaaataatttaaataagtttttgacgtcataaaaattaaatgtacctacctagattatgttttaataacaaaaatagtcataaaaaatttaattgaaaattaatgaaaaccTTATTACGTTTCCAtcgaaaattatacttaaaatgtatttatatatattgttgtggGGGGGATAAGTTCATCCATGCGTAAAAATACTTATAGAATtcgtttttattagtttatttcaaacgcaatgataataataggttttatatataataattaataacaacatatatacatataagtataatataatcatacataaaataatacattgtaagtaattttgaaaatgtaaacaaGTCATCACCTGTATCGTTctgttacaataattaaaaaaatgaatttttattttaatattttagaaagctCGTGTTGGCCGTATTCAAATAATGTagcatattaaaaaatgtaaaatataatttgggtTGTGGGAGAAAGGTCATCGGAATAAGTGTTAAAACAtgaacattataatgtattataaaaattcgtTGATAATTGATAACACTTTTATGGAACACTGTTATTCAttttctcgttttttttttattttccagaCGCACCATTCCTATTGCGATttttaagaacaaaaaaatttaGCGTTCCCATGGCACAAGATATGCTGGAACGGTACCTGGTCATCAGACAACTGTACCCACAGTGGTTCTCCAAACTGGACGTCGACGACCCGATCATATCCGACATATTGGACAGCGGGTGAGTGTCTCCAAGTTTGGTTTGTCAACCTCCCTCACCCCTGttacaatgttattaaaaacaaatgctgaacttttattattaaaaatatatttttttgtaaacgtTGGCCCTTAaggttgttaaaaaataataaatattaagttgtcTGCTGTCTAAAAATTTGAAGACCCCTTCACGTAAATAATCACTCACTAATATATTGGTGAAAGGGGGAACATACTGCAGCGTTTTCGATTCGCTTTCGAGCCACAAACCATATGGTATAAGAACATCGTCATCACGATAAAtccccccccacacacacacacacaaaaaaaaatatgaaaacttgCTCATCGTGACTTACTGATCTCTGGACAACaagtaataatgtaaattaaacgcataccatgtattattattgacagATACCTGGTGCCTTTGCCGGGCCGAGATGAATTTGGCAGGTGCGTCATGTTCTCGTGTGCCGGCCGTTTCGATCCATACAAGTACACATCCGCGGATATGGCCCGCGTGCACGCACTAATCGGCGAGAGCCTTATGGACGACCCCGAAAACCAAATCAAAGGTCAGTATACACACATTGAGAATAGATGATCAACCGCGGTTTCCTTtcggtataaatatttatattaacacagATTACTTTCTCTCACAGGGTACAGTTATGTCAACGACGAGTCCGGATTGTTGATGGGACACATGACGCTGTGGTCGTTTTCAGATCTAAAACGCATCATACGGTGTTTGCAAGTAAgcgtttattaaattttcatagtaTTTAATGATAGCAGCAAATAGACTAACCGAACACATTTAAatcggtttattattatttttttttttgttcgtctAGAGTTCGACACCGATGAGACACAAGTCCACGTACTTCATAAACGTCCCTAATTTCGCGGACAAGTTTTTCACGGCCACGGTTTCGTTTTTAAACTCCAAACTCAAGAGCCGAGTAAAGGTAAacctaactatatttattacgaGTACCTATGCCTATATATTCGATAGTATTTTCAATCTGAAATTGTCACGATTTAATTACTAATCAGGACCGTAGACACACTAGACACGTATTAGGTGGTAAGGGGCTGAACCCCCTTCCCCTTTAACGTCATGGAAAATATACTATCaccaaaatacaaatttaaataatgttattaatgtttttttttttttaattaacacaaCGTTATTACTAATTGTAATATCAtccttatatttaattactgtaTAAAAAACTGTTACTAATTATGCATGTGTATCGTTATTTTCAGTTCTACAGCGGTCAAAAAGACATACAGAAATTCATCGATCCCAAATACCTACCGAAAGAGTACGGTGGTGAAATACCTTTGGCCACAATGATAGGTCTGTAACGTTTTACATAAACGAATCTGTGTAGAGgcgattaaaaatttttaatatatttttattttctcgattttataaattcaacggacacaatattaaaatgtgtttgacgtttgttaatatatttaaaaaatagttcgaTTGAAATTGCAATGCTGATAACAtactttacattaatatatcatGTTAATAACTTTATCGCTGTAGCTTATgtgttttgtaattattttgtctTATTACAGTCGAACTAAAGAAGAAACTCCGTGCTAAACGTGAAATGTTAATGGCTCTAGACGACATGAAAATCAACATCAACGGAAAAGGGAAAATAATTAGTGAATTCGACGATATGCAAAAAGAACTAACCGGATCATTCAGAAAATTGGAGGTCGAttgatgtgtatttttattaatttttatttttattgttaccataatattattgtatgtccATTACCACCATTCGTGaagattttatttgttttataatgtcttagaattatttttttcttttaataaagaactattttagaaatatcaacaaatttcataaattttattgtCTTATTTTTGCTGTTAAATTACACATGTTGTCACtagtagtaattaaaaaaatgtacataaacaaaaatatatagtaatttaaatattataatacacttaacaaaaatattattctttaaagtATGATATATAATCGATATCACAAGTTCAAACGATTAACGCGTTTTGGTCATggtgtaaacaaaaataatgctcatgttttttttattattattatacacttacacCATGGTATTGGTCAGTCGCTACTAGTAAAACAAAAACTAGAAGTAAAACAAAGACGATGTTAAACACTGGcaaacatgaaaatattttacaaaaaaaaaatatataataataataaaaataataataataatataaacttatcaaAACAATACTTTTAACTCTCGTATCATTTTAGGGGATTCaaagttgaataaattaatacacgCACCAGATAGGTTCTTCCATCCGGGGAGAGGGAGGAGAAATTATATTGCGTctgttaaatcataaaatatttagtcgTCGGTCTCTTCAACTAACATCTGAGTGTCTTTTCCCGTGTCCGTTGTGGCCGGTTCTAATTCTCTGTGTCTCCTCTGTATTTGGGGCGATGCTTTCTGTATAATACTGGACGGTGCTAGTATGGCTGAAGCAGGCTCTTGTACAAGACCCTTGGTCTTGGTAACGTCTAAAGGCACCTCATATATACCACTACCGGCATCAGATTCCATATTGCCGAGAGCATCGTACATCGGGTTGCTGAAGTCACGGTTCTTGCCACTTATGTCTGTCATGTTGTACTCCACGT
This genomic window contains:
- the LOC132923340 gene encoding clavesin-1, which translates into the protein MGVGYDSDDNTVEECPLADGLRLVAKQELREDDIIRTHSLRAMRNWIRKHPDIVNCRTDAPFLLRFLRTKKFSVPMAQDMLERYLVIRQLYPQWFSKLDVDDPIISDILDSGYLVPLPGRDEFGRCVMFSCAGRFDPYKYTSADMARVHALIGESLMDDPENQIKGYSYVNDESGLLMGHMTLWSFSDLKRIIRCLQSSTPMRHKSTYFINVPNFADKFFTATVSFLNSKLKSRVKFYSGQKDIQKFIDPKYLPKEYGGEIPLATMIVELKKKLRAKREMLMALDDMKININGKGKIISEFDDMQKELTGSFRKLEVD